The DNA sequence GACGCAGCTCATGCTCTGGATCGAGTTTGCGTCGATCGCGCTCATCATGACGCTGTCGTTCGTGTACTTCTTCAAGCGCGGCACCTTGGTGGACACGCCGCAGCTGGTGCTGGCGGGCGTCACGCCGGCGACCATCGGCCACGCGCTTGTGCTGTCGATCTTCAGCTACGTCGGGTTCGAGAGCGCTGCGTCATTGGGTCACGAGGCGAAGAACCCGCTCAGCTCGATCCCGCGCTCGATCCTTTTCACGGTCGTGGCGGTCGGCGCGTACTTCGTCTATACGACCTACGTGCTCGTCATGGCGTTCCACGGGCAGAATCCGCCGCTCGATCAGTCGACCGCTCCGTTGAACGTGCTTGCCAATCTCGCCGGCATCCCGATCTTCGGACTGCTTATCGCCATCGGCGTGGCGATCGGCTTCTTCGCCTGCGCGCTGGCGTGCATCACGGCAGGCTCGCGCGTGTTGTACGCGATGTCGCGGCACGGGCTGTTCCATGCCGCGGCCGGCGACGCGCACGCCACCCATGCCACACCCCACATCGCGGTGACGTTCGCCGCGATCGCGGTGCTCGTGGGGCCGCTCGTCCTGTTCGCCAGCCATTTCGCGCTGCTCGACATCTTCGGCGACCTCGGCACGTTGGGAACGCTCAGCGTGCTGTTCTCCTACGTGCTGGTGAGCGTGGCAGCGCCGGTCTATCTGCGCCGACGCGCAGAGCTCAAGCCGAGCGATGTCGTGATCGCCGCGATCGCGGTCGTCGCCATGATCGTGGCCATCGTGGGCACAGTCTATCCAGTACCGCCGCCGCCGCAAAGCTACATCCCATACGTCTTCATCGTGCTGCTGGCGCTGGGCGTGTCGCGCTTCCTCTACGTGCGCTCGCGCGATCCGCAGATGATCCGCGACATCGAGGCGGACCTCATCGCTCAATGATGTAGTGGCGCGTTCTTGAACGCGCCTTACTTCCCGAGCTTGCGCAGCGCCTTGGGCGGCAGCAGCGCCGAGATGGTGGCGCCGCCGGGCGACCAGCGGTCGACGTCGAGCAGGCACGCGGCGCCCTTCTTGAGCTCGAGCTGGAGCTCGGTGTTCCCGGCCACCAGATAGCCGATCAATCGACCGAGCTGCGGCATGTGTCCGACCAGCGCGACGCGTGATAGATCGCGCAGCGCACGCAGCTCGGAGGCTGTCTTCGCCGGCTCGGCCTCGGGCACGAGCGACTTCAGCACGCGGATGGAGTTGGGATCGATCTCGTAGGCCTCGCAGATGCACAACGCCGTCTGTCTCGCCCGCTCGTAGCCGCTGTGGAAGACATGATCGATCTCGATGTCGATCTTGCGCATGCCGCGCGCGACGCGGCGCATCTCCTTTTCGCCTTCCGGCGAAAGCGGACGCAGCGCGTCATCGGGATACTTCCGTGGGTCCGCCTTGCCGGCATCGGCATGGCGGACGATGACCGCCTCCATGTGGACTAGCGTACGCGACCGGTCAGGGGTCAACCTCGTACAACGTCACCATCCCGCCGTCCATGTGGTCGCTGACATGGCAATGGTACAGCCACGTGCCGGGGTTGTCCGGGACCATGTCGGCCGTCACCATCTGCGCGGGCGAGAGCGGGATCACGTCGGTGCGCTGCTTGGCCCACAGCACGGTGTTGCCGTGCCAGTGCGGCGTATGGAAGTTGAAGCCGAAGCCGATCGTCATCAGGTACCAGCGGACGCGCTCTGCGTATGACGGGAGCCGCGCTGGATGCGTCGACCGTCGCCGCTGGAAGCCTGCACATGTCCGGCGGGGCACTCGAGTCGAAGACAATCACGGCAGGCTCGTTACATATGACCGGACGAGGCGGCGGACCGATCCCCAACTAGCAAGGGGAGGTAGTCATGAGTTCGTTGCGCATCGCCCGAAATGCAATCGCAGGCTTGGGATGGCTCTTGCTTGCCGGCGGTTCCGCGTACGCCGCCGGTGCGCCGGCGGCGATGCCGGCGACCCTAATAGTGGCTCCACATGGCGGCACACCACAATGGACGTTCAACGTCAACGTAGCGGTCGACCATATTTTGCCGCAGTTCTCGACCGTCGGCTCGTACTGCCAGGTGAACAGCGGCAACGCGTACGTCAGCACGGGTACGGGTAGTGCTGAACGGCCGCTTGCCGGCGGCGCGTTCTCGGGCACGCTCTCGGTGCCGGTCTACCTCACGACTGGCGCGCTCGCGAGCCAGGGAAAGACGTGGAC is a window from the Candidatus Eremiobacteraceae bacterium genome containing:
- a CDS encoding APC family permease — translated: TQLMLWIEFASIALIMTLSFVYFFKRGTLVDTPQLVLAGVTPATIGHALVLSIFSYVGFESAASLGHEAKNPLSSIPRSILFTVVAVGAYFVYTTYVLVMAFHGQNPPLDQSTAPLNVLANLAGIPIFGLLIAIGVAIGFFACALACITAGSRVLYAMSRHGLFHAAAGDAHATHATPHIAVTFAAIAVLVGPLVLFASHFALLDIFGDLGTLGTLSVLFSYVLVSVAAPVYLRRRAELKPSDVVIAAIAVVAMIVAIVGTVYPVPPPPQSYIPYVFIVLLALGVSRFLYVRSRDPQMIRDIEADLIAQ
- a CDS encoding multicopper oxidase domain-containing protein, coding for MPRRTCAGFQRRRSTHPARLPSYAERVRWYLMTIGFGFNFHTPHWHGNTVLWAKQRTDVIPLSPAQMVTADMVPDNPGTWLYHCHVSDHMDGGMVTLYEVDP
- the sixA gene encoding phosphohistidine phosphatase SixA translates to MEAVIVRHADAGKADPRKYPDDALRPLSPEGEKEMRRVARGMRKIDIEIDHVFHSGYERARQTALCICEAYEIDPNSIRVLKSLVPEAEPAKTASELRALRDLSRVALVGHMPQLGRLIGYLVAGNTELQLELKKGAACLLDVDRWSPGGATISALLPPKALRKLGK